The following are encoded together in the Kwoniella europaea PYCC6329 chromosome 1, complete sequence genome:
- a CDS encoding histone H2A.Z: MSTKPTGGKGGKSKTSSETKTLTTRSSKAGLQFPVGRIHRFLRNKNANNVRIGAKAAVYVAAIMEYLTAEVLELAGNAAKDLRVKRITPRHLQLAIRGDEELDLLIRATIAGGGVLPHIHKSLVAKQGVSKKLKPTPAA; the protein is encoded by the exons ATGTCAACGAAACCTACAGGTGGAAAAGGCGGCAAATCAAAGACCTCGTCAGAGACCAAGACACTTACGACCAGATCGTCCAAGGCTGGTTTACAG TTCCCCGTCGGTCGTATCCACAG ATTCCTACGAAATAAGAATGCCAACAATGTTCGAATCGGTGCCAAAGCTGCCGTCTACGTAGCAGCCATCATGGAATACTTGACCGCGGAAGTATTGGAACTTGCAG GTAACGCGGCGAAGGATCTTAGAGTAAAGAGAATCACACCAAGACATTTACAATTGGCAATCAGGGGTGATGAGGAACTTGATCTTTTAATTAGAGCTACTATCGCGGGTGGTGGTGTATTACCACATATCCACAAG TCCCTCGTCGCTAAACAAGGTGTATCAAAGAAACTCAAACCCACACCTGCTGCTtaa